The genomic window TACCTCAAATATTAATGTGGAGAAAGCAGGGATCGGACCCGAGGCACGATTACCATAACCCAAACTGTAAGGGATATAGATTATCCATCTATCTCCTACCCGCATTTCTTGAAGAGCCAATTGCCAGCCTTCAATCACTTGATTCAAGCGAAAGGCTTCCGGGCAACCCCGTTTCCATGAGTTATCAAATTCCCTTCCGTTAATCAACGTTCCCTTATAATGTACGGAAACGACGTTTTCCCTATTAGGCGATACCTGGCCTGTACCCGCTTGTATTACCTTATATAATATACCGCACGGTAATGTCTGGGTTCCCTCTTCCGAAGCGATCTCGTCCAAATACAATAGATTCTTCTCTTTGTACTCCTCTTTTCTACTCATATATATTACATTATCTTACATTTAGCTCCGCAAATGTAGCAAATAGAAATAGAAATGCAATGGCATAGTAACACAATAGACATGCCAAACGTTCAAATACTATCATTATATGAATCTGATTCCCGCTTTTTTTATCATAGATCAAGAAAACATAGGAATCCGCAAAAAACATGCTATAAAACATACCACGTATGGAATAACGCCGTATATTTGTGTCGTAAAACATAATTGTAAAGCAAATATGGTAAAAAGATTGTTTAAACGTTACATCGATTTGCTAGGGTTTCAACCTTGGACAATTTGGGTTTACCGCGTGTGGTAAACCTCACGATGAAAAAGAGGATGGTTTAGGTTAAGGTTATCAGAAGTCCGGGATTAGGTTAGTAATAGGTTAAAAGGTTAAAGGTTTAGGTTTTCAATTCATTCGTTACTCGGACTTCAAAAGTTATGTGAGATTTAGAACGTGTCGAAAGGCATAGATTTATTAATTAAAAAGAAAATGAGCTATGAAAAGTTTTATTAGACATTTTTTGGATAGTTGCTTGAGATCACTCGCTGCTATCGGTCAGTCGGAGTTAACAAAATGGGGTTACAATAAATAAGTAACACCCCATTTTACCGGGAAGGTGAACATTTGATTTTTTCAAACCATACCGCGGTTGCTTGGCATCTTGCCAGACAACCACTTTTTTGTATCCATACCTTTTAAACAAGATATCTTAGTTTCATTGAGAAAGTATCCTAAGTTCATTGGCGAAGTATCTTAGGTGTATGGGGCGATGAAACTAAGATACTTTTATAACTCATGCGCCTATCCCCACTGAGTTTCTACTACCCATCTATATATTTATAGATATTAACTATTTGACAACTGTCTAACAACATCTTATTTTTGTCAGGAAGTTAAAAACAATTGTTGTTTCTAAACAGTTTTATTTAAAGATTACTTTATCTAAAATTCTTTATTGCGACATAAAAAACTAAAGTTATGGAAGACAAAAAACTAACTGCCGCCAACGGGCGCCCTGTTGCGGACAATCAGAACGTACAAACAGTGGGGCCACGTGGCCCGATGGTATTACAAGACCCTTGGTTCATTGAGAAGCTAGCGCACTTCGACCGTGAAGTGATCCCAGAAAGACGCATGCACGCCAAAGGTTCCGGCGCATTCGGTACCTTTACCGTTACACATGATATCACAAAGTATACGAAAGCGGCTATTTTCAGCGAGGTAGGCAAGAAAACTGACTGCTTTGTCCGTTTCTCCACCGTAGCCGGAGAGCGCGGAGCAGCCGACGCAGAGCGTGATATCCGTGGATTCGCCATGAAATTCTACACAGAGGAGGGCAACTGGGACTTAGTGGGTAACAACACCCCGGTATTTTTCTTGCGTGATCCCCTAAAATTCCCTGACTTGAATCATGCGATCAAACGTGACCCGAAAACGAATCTACGAAGCGAGGATAACAACTGGGATTTCTGGACTTTGCTTCCCGAGGCCCTGCATCAAGTAACGATTACGATGAGTTCTCGCGGCATTCCTTACTCTTATCGACATATGCATGGTTTCGGTAGCCATACGTACAGTTTTATCAACGATAAGAACGAACGTATCTGGGTGAAGTTCCATCTCAGAACCCTGCAAGGTATCAAGAACTTGAGTGACGAGGAAGCGGCTGCGATCATCGCCAAGGATCGTGAATCCCATCAGCGTGATTTGTTCGAGAGTATCGAGCGTGGGGACTTCCCGAAATGGAAATTCCAGATCCAATTGATGACTGAAGAGCAGGCCGAGACCTATCCGATCAACCCATTCGACCTCACGAAAGTATGGCCGCATAAGGACTTCCCGTTAATGGATGTCGGTATCCTCGAGTTGAACCGTAATCCGGAGAATTATTTCCAAGACGTGGAGCAAGCCGCATTCAACCCGATGAATACTGTCGAAGGCATCGGCTTCTCCCCAGACAAGATGTTACAAGGTCGTCTATTCTCTTATGGCGACGCCCAGCGTTACCGCCTTGGCGTGAACCTAGAGCAGATCCCGGTGAACAAGCCCCGTTGTCCGTTCCATGCCTATCACCGTGACGGAACGATGCGTGTAGACGGAAACTATGGAGCCGCAAAGGGTTACGAACCTAACAGCTTCGGCGAATGGAAAGACTCTCCCGAGAAGAAGGAACCGCCTTTGAAAGTACACGGGGATGTTTATAATTACAACGAGCGTGAGTACGATGATGATTACTACAGCCAACCGGGTGCCTTATTCCGTTTGATGCCGCCGGAAGAGCAACAGTTGTTATTCGGCAATACCGCCCGTGCGATGGGTAACGCCCAACTGTTCATCAAGCAACGCCACGTACGCAATTGCTACAAGGCAGACCCTGCTTACGGTAAGGGAGTAGCTGAAGCTCTAGGAATCAGCTTGGAAGAGGCCTTGAAAGAAGACCGATAAAGTAGTAAGGCTACGATAGAAAGCGATAAAAGAGGGATAACCCCAGTAATCCTATGGATGAACGGGTTATCTCATTCTTTTTTAGTAGGATAAGAGAGGATATGCCATGAGACCCCGATACTGATAAGCCCTAGCAAAGCTTTCACCCACCAATAGCCGACTAGCAAAAGGGAAGTAATGATCGTAGATAGCCACATGATAGCGATCGTGATAATCTTGGAACGCAAAGGAATAGCCTTATCTTCCACAAAGCCCTTAATATGCGGCCCGAAATAACGATTGCTCATCACCCGGTTATAAAGTCTCTCCGAGCTACGGACATAAAACCAACAAGTCAGTAACCAAAAAGGAGTGGTCGGGAGCAAAGGGACAAAGATACCGATCGCTCCCAATATGAGAAAAAACGTTCCTAACGTAATGTATATGATACGTCTCGTCCCGTTCATCAGCCAACCGTATATTCCGCAATTTGCTTGAAACCATTCAGGAAGTCCGTTATATTCATCCGTTTCTTTCCGGCAAGTTGCAAGGAACGCAAGCGAAGAAAACCGTCCTTCACGGCCACGTCGATATACGATTTATGATCCGTATGGATAGAGCCGACCGGGAAGTTATGCTCCGCCGGACGTTTCTCTGCCTGGTAAATCTTTAAAGCCAGACGTTTGCCATCCTCAGAGATCAATTCCGTCCAAGCGGCAGGATAAGGAGAAAGCCCACGGACGAAATCATAGATATTCTTCACCGGCTGGTTCCAGTCGATATGACAGGTATCCTTGAATATCTTCGGGGCCGGACGCAACTCGGCGGCATCCTTATAGAATTCCTCTTGGGGGATAGCGTCTGTTTTTCCATCCAACAGTAAGTCCACGGTCTCGGTAACCAACCTCGCCCCCATCGCCATCAAGGCATCGTGAACGGTTTCTACATCGTCGGTATCAGCGATCGGCAGATGTCTCTGACGGATGATCTTACCCGTATCGATCTCATGCGTAAGAAAGAAAGTAGTCACGCCGGTCTCCGTATCACCATTGATAACCGCCCAGTTGATCGGAGCGGCACCCCGGTATTGCGGAAGCAAGGAGGCATGCAGATTAAAAGTTCCCAGACGGGGCATATTCCAGACCACCTCCGGCAGCATACGAAACGCCACCACGATCTGCAAATCCGCCCGCAAGGCACGCAGTTCCTCCAAAAACGCCTCATCCTTCAACTTCTCTGGCTGTAAGACCGGAAGACCCACCGATACGGCATATTGCTTCACGGCACTCGGCTGAAGCACGCTACCATGACGGCCCATCGGCTTATCCGGCATCGTAATGACACCTACCACATTATATCCACCTTCTACCAAGGCACGCAGGCTCTCCACGGCGAAATCGGGAGTGCCCATATATACGATTCGTAAATCCTCTTTCTTCATGTACAATAAATTGGATCTGTTTTTAACAAGTTAGTCCCCGGAAAAGTTATCGACCAATACCTCCCGATAGGAATTAAATATCTTCGATTTCGACATAAAGCCGATATAATGGCCATTCTCATCGACCACCGGAAGATTCCACGCTTTCGTATCGTCAAACGTCTGCATGATCTGATCCATCGGCGTGTTGATTACGATCTTGGCCGGGGCGGAAACCATGAACTTCGATACATGGAAACGATTATACAACTCCGGACGGAACATGATATTCCGGATATTATCCAGCAAGACGATACCCAGCAACACGCCCCGCTCGTCCACAACAGGGAAGGTGTTACGCCCGCTTCGGGAAATAACCTTTACCATATCGCCCAACGTCATCTCCGGAGACACCATCTGGAAATCTTTCTCGATCACGCTATCCGCCCGTAGCAAGGTAAGCACCGCCCGATCCTTATGGTGCGTCAGCAACTCGCCTTTCTGCGCCAAACGCATGGAGTAGATACTATGAGGCTCAAACATAAGGATCGTGATATAGGAACTGATCGAGACGATCATCAAGGGGAGGAACAAATCATACCCACCCGTCAGCTCGGCGATCAAGAAAACCCCGGTCAAAGGAGCGTGCATCACCCCAGACATGATACCCGCCATACCCAGCAAAGCGAAATTCTTCTCCGAGATATACATCGTGAACGGGAAATAATTAGACGTATGCGCAAAGATAAAACCGGCGATACAGCCCAGATACAAACTAGGAGCGAAAATACCACCGCACCCCCCTCCGGCATTCGTGGCGCTGGAAGCGAATACCTTCGTAAGCAAGATCAAGGTCAAGAAGATCAAGACCCCGAAATAGGTATCGTTCAGATCGTAAAACAAACTCTTGTCCATGATATGCGAGAACTGCCCGTTCAGCAACGAGCCGATCGTATCATAGCCCTCACCATATAGCGGCGGGAACAGGAATATCAAAATACTCAGCATCACCCCCCCCAACATGAACTTCTTCCAATACGTACCCAACTTCCGGTACATCCCTTCCACCTTGTTCATCACACGGGTAAAATAAAGGGATACCAATCCGCAAAAAACACCCAGCAAGAGCACGTAAGGAATACGCTCGATCTCGAATGCCTCGGTCTGAGAGAACTTAAACATGGCCTCGGTGCCGGTAAAGATATAAGACATCGTAGCCGCCGTCACCGACGAGATCAGCAAAGGAAGCACGGAAGTCATCGTAAGGTCCAGCATCAATACCTCGATAACGAACACCAACCCGGCGATAGGCGCCTTGAAGATACCGGCGATCGCTCCGGCGGCACCACATCCCACGAGCAACATCAACGTCTTTTGCTCCATCTTGAACACCCGCCCCAGATTAGAACCGATAGCCGCCCCCGTCAATACGATAGGAGCCTCCGCCCCGACCGATCCACCAAAGCCGATCGTCACGGAACTGGCTACGATAGAGGTCCATGTATTATGCGGCTTGATACGGCTCTTTCGTTGCGAGATGGCATACAAGATCTTCGTCACACCGTGGCTGATATCATCCCGCACGATGTATTTCACGAATAATCCGGCCAACAAGATACCGATCACCGGATAAAGCAAATAGAGGTAATTTACGCCATCAGCATTGAAATTGCCCGTCAATAAATGCTGTATGAAATGGATCAGCTGTTTCAGTATTATGGCGGCGGCTGCCGTACAAAGTCCCACGATAAAACTGATAATAAGGATGAAATGCTTCTCCTTGATGCGCTTTTCCCTCCACAACAAGAATTTATAGAATAAACCTTCGTTTGCCATTTTAAATACCTTTACCTGTAAACACTGTTTTAACTGTATAAATGAGAATCGTTATGTCCAGAATCAAGGACATATTCTCATAGTATAATATATCATATTCCAAGCGCTCGATCATCTCATCCACGCTGCCGGCATATCCATATTTCACCATACCCAACGAGGTGATTCCCGGACGTACGTTATGCAGCAGATAGTAGAAGGGGGCTTTCCTCACGATCCGCTCGATGAAATATTTACGTTCCGGACGGGGGCCAACTAGCGACATATCCCCTTTCAGCACGTTCCAGAACTGCGGTAACTCGTCCAAGCGGTATTTCCGCATCACCCGTCCGAAGGGAGTGATACGGGAATCGTCCTCGGAAGAGAGCAACGGGCCTTCCTCCTCGGCGTTCGTGTACATCGTACGGAACTTATAGATCATGAAAGGCTCGCCCATGTATCCGATCCGTTCCTGACTGAAAAACACCGGGCCGGGGGAATCCCGCTTCACCCGCCAAGCGATATACAGGAACAAGGGAGATAAGAGCACCAAGAAAATCAGAGATAACGTCTTATCCATAAAGAGCTTTACATTCTGCTCGATGGGCAAGAAGTTGTTATCCGTCACGTCCACCAGCGGAACGCCCTTTATCGCCTTGATCTTTACTTGCGATAATGAACTGGATTTATCCGCCAATATCTTGATCGGCCGTTTATAGCAATATAACGAATACAGGATATCCATCAAACGGTTATTATCCACCGTCTCCAAGGCGACAACCAGCTCATCCACCTTTTTCTCCTCTACGATCACCGGCAAAGATTCTAGCCTACCGATCACACGATCTCCGGCGACCCCGCCCTTTTTCTCCGTACCATCGGAGACAAAACCGACGATATTATAACCCAAACCATACAGGTCGTCGGCAATACACGCCGCCTTCTTCCCCGCCCCAATCATCAATACATTCAACGCCCATTCCCTGCACTTTATCTTCCGTAACCCGGCCTGCGTAATCAATAACCGGGGAATATACGTCAAGACAAACTGCAATCCCCATAAAGAGAAAAACATATCATAATACACGTGATAAGAACGGGGCAAGTCATTCAGCACTAAGGCAAAAAACAAGATCACGACACCGATCGACACGCTCCCAAGGGTAGAGAACAACTCAGTAAGCCTCGACTTACCGAACGGTTTATTATAATAACCGGAAAACCAATATAATACGAACCAGAAAAACGGGATCAATAGCTGCCCCTTCAATGAGGGGATATGCAGCAAAAAGGCCCCGACGGTATCAAACCCTTCATACACCGCCACCTCCTCATAGCGTATCAGGTTAAATAATAACCAGACTACCGACGACGCTATAAAATCCGAGACAATATATTTTCCGGCTTGTACGCTTTTCTTCATCCTTATCTAATTACCTGCACAAGCCCACCGGCTCCTAACTTGATAATGCCGGACGGAGCGGCCTTGCTCATATCGTCCTGACGATAACTCACGATATAATCCACACCCTCCTTGATCACCTCCGATACCTCGCTGAAATTAGCGGGAGAAGGCTCGCCGCTTACGTTGGCGGAAGTAGAGACCAAAGGTTTACGGAAGCGCTCGCACAATTTCTTGGAGAACTCCTCGTTCGTGATACGGATACCCACGCTACCATCGGCTCCCAATAGATTTGTCGCCAAGTTCTTGGCACTTGAGTAAATGATGGTCAACGGCTTATCAGACACGCTAATCAAATCCCAAGCGATATCGGGAACATCCGACACGTACCTATCCAATTTAGCCTCGCTGTCCATCAAGACCAACATAGCCTTATTGTCTGTCCTTCGCTTTAGCTCGTACACTCTTTGTACGGCTTTTTCATTGGTAGCGTCGCAACCAATTCCCCAGATAGTGTCTGTAGGATAAAGTATTATGCCGCCTGCGGCCATTACTTCGCAAGCTTTTTTAATATCTTCCGTCATTGTATTTTATAATATTTAGGCAAATGTACGAATCATTCTCCTACTTCAAAAAAATAATAACAAAAAAACTATTTTCTTTAAGCCATACCGGATATACCATATTTAATTTCTAACTTTACGGGTTGAAATATATTGCGGAAATCTCGCCTTTGTCATACGGTAGATTAAGGATGACAAGGTATCCGTAGTATCAGGCAAGCAAAAAAGAAAAAAACAATATATAATGATTAACAAATGGAACTTTCAAACCCCATCAGAAGAAGAGTTACATAAGAGAGACCAATTGGTGGCTGAATTAGGATTCAGCCCGGTGATCTGTCTCTTGCTCGTTCAACGAGGTATCACTTCGATCGAAGAGGCGAAGAAATTCTTTAAACCCAGCTTGAACGATTTGCACGACCCGTTCCTTATGCCGGATATGGATAAGGCGGTGAGGCGCTTGAACAAAGCCTTAGGGAATAAAGAAAAGATTTTGATCTACGGCGATTACGACGTGGATGGAACGACAGCGGTATCGCTCGTCTTCAAGTATTTAAGACCTTACTCGTCTACCTTGGATTTCTATATCCCGGACCGGTACGACGAGGGGTACGGTATCTCTTACAAGGGTATCGATTATGCCGCCGAGAACGGCGTGTCGCTGGTTATCTCGCTGGATTGCGGTATCAAAGCGATCGAGAAGATCGAGTACGCCAAGGAGAAAGGCATCGACTTTATTATTTGCGACCACCATATGCCGGACGCCACTTTGCCGGACGCTGTCGCCGTATTGGATGCCAAGCGCTCGGATTCTATCTATCCGTATGAGCATTTATCGGGTTGCGGAGTGGGATTCAAGTTCATGCAGGCGTTCGCCAAGAGCAATAATTTCCCGTTCTCGGATCTGGAGAAGTTGTTGGAGCTGACAGCGGTCAGTATCGCCTCGGATATCGTCCCGATTACGGGAGAGAACCGCATCCTCGCCTATTACGGGCTGAAGCAATTGAACAGCAACCCCAGCCTCGGGCTGAAAGGGATTATCGATATCTGCGGATTGACCGGAAAGGAGATCACGATCAGTGATATCGTCTTCAAGATCGGTCCCCGTATCAACGCTTCCGGCCGTATGATGAACGGGAAGGAGGCGGTGGAACTGCTACTGTCCAAGGATAGCGCCAGTGCCCGGGAGAAGAGCGAGAGCATCAACCAATATAATGAGGAACGCCGAGAATTGGACAAGAAGATCACCGACGAGGCTAACGCTGTCATCGACGAAGTAGAGAACATGGATGACCGGAAGGCGATCGTGGTGTATAACCCGGGATGGCACAAAGGCGTGATCGGTATCGTAGCGTCCCGTTTGACCGAGAAGTATTACCGTCCGGCGGTCGTTCTTACCAAATCGTCCGAGTTGATCACCGGATCGGCACGTTCCGTAACAGGCTTCGATATTTACAAGGCGATAGAGAGTTGCCGGGATTTATTGGAGAATTTCGGGGGACATACCTACGCCGCCGGGCTTTCCCTTCGGGAGGAGAACCTAGAGGCATTCACCGAGCGTTTCTTGAAGATCGCATCCGAGGAGATCATACCGGAGCAGATGATCCCGCAGATCGATATCGACGCTATCTTGGATTTGAAAGAGATCAACCAGAAGTTCGTGAACGACCTAAAGAAGATGAGTCCGTTCGGGCCGGACAACCAAAAGCCCGTATTCTGTTCGCTTGGCGTAAAGGACTACGGCACCAGTAAGCTCGTGGGTAAGGAACTGGAGCATCTCAAGCTGGAATTGATCGACGGAAACTCAAGCACCCCCATGCACGCCATCGCTTTCGGCATGCACAGGTACAACGACCATATCAAGGGTATGAAGCCTTTCAACATCTGTTACACGGTGGAGGAGAACACCTACAACGGCAACACCTCTATCCAGCTGATGATCAAAGACATCAAACCCGACGATATATGAGGAGGACAGGTGGACGTCTACCATAAGATATTAGAG from Parabacteroides distasonis ATCC 8503 includes these protein-coding regions:
- a CDS encoding FKBP-type peptidyl-prolyl cis-trans isomerase, yielding MSRKEEYKEKNLLYLDEIASEEGTQTLPCGILYKVIQAGTGQVSPNRENVVSVHYKGTLINGREFDNSWKRGCPEAFRLNQVIEGWQLALQEMRVGDRWIIYIPYSLGYGNRASGPIPAFSTLIFEVELLGIA
- a CDS encoding catalase, encoding MEDKKLTAANGRPVADNQNVQTVGPRGPMVLQDPWFIEKLAHFDREVIPERRMHAKGSGAFGTFTVTHDITKYTKAAIFSEVGKKTDCFVRFSTVAGERGAADAERDIRGFAMKFYTEEGNWDLVGNNTPVFFLRDPLKFPDLNHAIKRDPKTNLRSEDNNWDFWTLLPEALHQVTITMSSRGIPYSYRHMHGFGSHTYSFINDKNERIWVKFHLRTLQGIKNLSDEEAAAIIAKDRESHQRDLFESIERGDFPKWKFQIQLMTEEQAETYPINPFDLTKVWPHKDFPLMDVGILELNRNPENYFQDVEQAAFNPMNTVEGIGFSPDKMLQGRLFSYGDAQRYRLGVNLEQIPVNKPRCPFHAYHRDGTMRVDGNYGAAKGYEPNSFGEWKDSPEKKEPPLKVHGDVYNYNEREYDDDYYSQPGALFRLMPPEEQQLLFGNTARAMGNAQLFIKQRHVRNCYKADPAYGKGVAEALGISLEEALKEDR
- a CDS encoding YbaN family protein, with the translated sequence MNGTRRIIYITLGTFFLILGAIGIFVPLLPTTPFWLLTCWFYVRSSERLYNRVMSNRYFGPHIKGFVEDKAIPLRSKIITIAIMWLSTIITSLLLVGYWWVKALLGLISIGVSWHILSYPTKKE
- the fmt gene encoding methionyl-tRNA formyltransferase, with amino-acid sequence MKKEDLRIVYMGTPDFAVESLRALVEGGYNVVGVITMPDKPMGRHGSVLQPSAVKQYAVSVGLPVLQPEKLKDEAFLEELRALRADLQIVVAFRMLPEVVWNMPRLGTFNLHASLLPQYRGAAPINWAVINGDTETGVTTFFLTHEIDTGKIIRQRHLPIADTDDVETVHDALMAMGARLVTETVDLLLDGKTDAIPQEEFYKDAAELRPAPKIFKDTCHIDWNQPVKNIYDFVRGLSPYPAAWTELISEDGKRLALKIYQAEKRPAEHNFPVGSIHTDHKSYIDVAVKDGFLRLRSLQLAGKKRMNITDFLNGFKQIAEYTVG
- a CDS encoding chloride channel protein — its product is MANEGLFYKFLLWREKRIKEKHFILIISFIVGLCTAAAAIILKQLIHFIQHLLTGNFNADGVNYLYLLYPVIGILLAGLFVKYIVRDDISHGVTKILYAISQRKSRIKPHNTWTSIVASSVTIGFGGSVGAEAPIVLTGAAIGSNLGRVFKMEQKTLMLLVGCGAAGAIAGIFKAPIAGLVFVIEVLMLDLTMTSVLPLLISSVTAATMSYIFTGTEAMFKFSQTEAFEIERIPYVLLLGVFCGLVSLYFTRVMNKVEGMYRKLGTYWKKFMLGGVMLSILIFLFPPLYGEGYDTIGSLLNGQFSHIMDKSLFYDLNDTYFGVLIFLTLILLTKVFASSATNAGGGCGGIFAPSLYLGCIAGFIFAHTSNYFPFTMYISEKNFALLGMAGIMSGVMHAPLTGVFLIAELTGGYDLFLPLMIVSISSYITILMFEPHSIYSMRLAQKGELLTHHKDRAVLTLLRADSVIEKDFQMVSPEMTLGDMVKVISRSGRNTFPVVDERGVLLGIVLLDNIRNIMFRPELYNRFHVSKFMVSAPAKIVINTPMDQIMQTFDDTKAWNLPVVDENGHYIGFMSKSKIFNSYREVLVDNFSGD
- a CDS encoding sugar transferase codes for the protein MKKSVQAGKYIVSDFIASSVVWLLFNLIRYEEVAVYEGFDTVGAFLLHIPSLKGQLLIPFFWFVLYWFSGYYNKPFGKSRLTELFSTLGSVSIGVVILFFALVLNDLPRSYHVYYDMFFSLWGLQFVLTYIPRLLITQAGLRKIKCREWALNVLMIGAGKKAACIADDLYGLGYNIVGFVSDGTEKKGGVAGDRVIGRLESLPVIVEEKKVDELVVALETVDNNRLMDILYSLYCYKRPIKILADKSSSLSQVKIKAIKGVPLVDVTDNNFLPIEQNVKLFMDKTLSLIFLVLLSPLFLYIAWRVKRDSPGPVFFSQERIGYMGEPFMIYKFRTMYTNAEEEGPLLSSEDDSRITPFGRVMRKYRLDELPQFWNVLKGDMSLVGPRPERKYFIERIVRKAPFYYLLHNVRPGITSLGMVKYGYAGSVDEMIERLEYDILYYENMSLILDITILIYTVKTVFTGKGI
- a CDS encoding L-threonylcarbamoyladenylate synthase, which encodes MTEDIKKACEVMAAGGIILYPTDTIWGIGCDATNEKAVQRVYELKRRTDNKAMLVLMDSEAKLDRYVSDVPDIAWDLISVSDKPLTIIYSSAKNLATNLLGADGSVGIRITNEEFSKKLCERFRKPLVSTSANVSGEPSPANFSEVSEVIKEGVDYIVSYRQDDMSKAAPSGIIKLGAGGLVQVIR
- the recJ gene encoding single-stranded-DNA-specific exonuclease RecJ — its product is MINKWNFQTPSEEELHKRDQLVAELGFSPVICLLLVQRGITSIEEAKKFFKPSLNDLHDPFLMPDMDKAVRRLNKALGNKEKILIYGDYDVDGTTAVSLVFKYLRPYSSTLDFYIPDRYDEGYGISYKGIDYAAENGVSLVISLDCGIKAIEKIEYAKEKGIDFIICDHHMPDATLPDAVAVLDAKRSDSIYPYEHLSGCGVGFKFMQAFAKSNNFPFSDLEKLLELTAVSIASDIVPITGENRILAYYGLKQLNSNPSLGLKGIIDICGLTGKEITISDIVFKIGPRINASGRMMNGKEAVELLLSKDSASAREKSESINQYNEERRELDKKITDEANAVIDEVENMDDRKAIVVYNPGWHKGVIGIVASRLTEKYYRPAVVLTKSSELITGSARSVTGFDIYKAIESCRDLLENFGGHTYAAGLSLREENLEAFTERFLKIASEEIIPEQMIPQIDIDAILDLKEINQKFVNDLKKMSPFGPDNQKPVFCSLGVKDYGTSKLVGKELEHLKLELIDGNSSTPMHAIAFGMHRYNDHIKGMKPFNICYTVEENTYNGNTSIQLMIKDIKPDDI